ATGCGATATTCACCTTGTGTAGATTTTCAATTCACTAGTTTCGATCAACATGCTTTTAATTAATACCTAAACTACCAAATTTATAATGTCATGAGTCATGGTTCACCCTTTTTGTTGACAGTAATgctagagaaaaaaaaaatcaaaatttgttttatttaatatttattaattattttttaattactaaatatTTTCGTGTTGTTGAGCTTAAAGTATTAGGATTGAGTTTTATTTCGATAAATTTGTCATTAACACCCACTTTAATATTTCGTATTCTTGTTAGCTTGAGATTATTATGTTTACAAACTTTCTATTCCAAAAATGTGTATGAAAGGTTCTtacatctttttaatttgtgttattTAGACAATGTAAAAGCAAAAATATATAGATATGTATATCTTCAATATCTAATTGATGAGTTAAATGAGTTGTGATATTTTATGACTATATATTTACCAAAAGAGCAGTACTATACGTACAAGTCATTCTGGCATATAAGTTATATAAGTTATTTATATAATGCACGCATGAAATTATATATGTTGTTTCTCTTTGTATCCTGCGTTCCTCCTCCactttctcctcttcttttttttttgcgttTCTCCTTCTTTATCTGCACGTGTTTCATCTTTATTGTcgatttttttattacttttattattgctgcattttttttcctcctcctctttctattgattttgcaacattatatattttttttctttgtttgatttttttctcccaagaaaaattataaaaatatgaaacaagaagatgaagaaaaagaagcagcaAAAAATAAGGAGGAGGAAAATGAaaagttctgaattatgcagaacttatctgCATACACACCGAATTCTTAAATAATACACTCGAATAttttcgtgttacacccaaatatctttgTTACACTTAAATTTGttacaaatacagaaaaatattttctctaatgctgcatttttttcttctttttttctttatttttttctttcttttagttaaatgaatgtaagttcatcttcttccaagtaattttgcagcattttgtgtttattcttcttctttgtttgatttttttgtttttattcttgttaaaagagtaaaacaagaaaaaatttgaaaaggtaaaaacaaaaagaaaaatatgaataagaaaaaaaaagatgataatgatgatgatgaaaaaaaagataGAGAATCTGCAGCAAagatgaggaagagggagaagaagaattttgaattatgcagaacttatcagcacacatacaccaaaaatttttaaacaatacattcgaatatcttcgtgttacccCCAAATATCTTCGCATTATACCCAAATTTGTTACAAATACAGAAAAAATATGTCCTCTAAttctgcatttttttcttcttctttttttcttatttctttttttcttttagttgaatgaatgtaagttcatcctcttccaagtaattttgtaacattatgtgtttcttctttttctttatttgatttttttttgtttttattcttattaaaagagtaaaataagaagaaacttgataagataaaataagaaaaaaaatttataagaaagaagaagatgatgatgatgatgaaaaagaagaagaagaagcagtaaaagATGAGGAGGGGGGAGAAAAAGAGTTttaaattatgcagaacttatcagcatACATACACCCAAATTTCATAAACaatacactcaaatatcttcgtgttacacccaaatatctttgTGTTATACCCAAATTTGCtgtaaatacagaaaaatatttttttttaatatagaacttttacattacattcaattTAAACCATCAACGATGAAACATTATTCACCTACATAATCATAaactaataacaaaaaaattaactagaATCGAACCACACCTCAACCACTTgattaaattcaaaataataatcaatttcgttctggttcaattgacaatctgaacttgaattattcattatcttcaacaacgagataactaatgatggaggagaaggaagaaaaggaaggaggaagaggaggaggaggaggtagTGGTGTTGATGACAACGATaacgaaagaaaaaaataacgaaaaaaaagaagaagaaaaagaaaaagaacgtGTGCGCgtgaatataaatgacttgtatAAATTTATATCAAAAAATGACTTGTGTGTGGAGAATAATTATTACCAAAAAAGAATATtgttattcatattttaatattgtaactttttttttaatttatatcattttaatGTAAAAAACTATGTGTAGagtgatattattattttttttatctatcaaataatttttcatcATTTATACAAGTTACATCTATTGTTAagattattataattttttattttactttttgtgGTGTATACTTTTCTCTTATACTTTTCATTTTCAatgttaaaacttaaaagtgatttgataaaaatttaaagaagataaaaacttatattttatatcataaaaaataatatttagacACTTTTATTTATACTCTTtatgtacaattttttttatagcataaggaaaaatattaaaaaataataattattttgacCACATTAAGTAattgaatatatataatattattttatttaaaaaacatattaaaattaaattttatttttgatatacaaaaataatacatataatgATATAATCACCTCAAAAgataaaccaaaaaatattttttaaaaaaaatctcattCGAAGAATGCATAAATAAGAAGACATGTGTGGAatcaaccaaaaaaaaaagtcacCTCTGACCATGGTGTCTGTCTCTATCTAATCTCTTCCTCTTGAAGCTTTTCGCTGCCACAATGAAACACTAACAAGTGACAATTTGACGCACCCAATCAATCACACATTCACACTCTTATTACTTCAATTTTCGTTCAGAAAAGAAACCCATGGCTATGGAGAACAACTATTCATACCCATCTTACCCAGACTCAGGGGACTCTTCTCCGCGCTCAAGAGAGATCGACTTCGAGAATCCACCTCCATGGGACGACCAACAACCGCCACCCAACTACAAGGCCAAGTTCATGTGCAGTTACGGCGGCAAGATCCAGCCTCGCACCCACGACAACCAGCTCTCCTACGTCGCCGGCGAGACCAAGATCCTCGCCGTCGACCTCAACATCAAGTTTAACGCCATGATCGCCAAGCTCTCCGCCCTCTGCGGCTGCGACCCCAAGGACCTCTCCTTCAAGTACCAGCTCCCTGGTGAGGATCTTGACGCTCTCATCTCCGTCACTAATGATGACGACCTTGACCACATGATGCACGAGTACGATCGACTCTACCGTGCTTCCGCTAGACCTGCCCGCATGCGATTATTCCTCTTCCAAGCCAACACTACTAACACTAACAGTAATAACAACCTTCCTCCCTCTTCTGATAACCGTCTTGACCCGGCCCAACCCGACCCGCTCAAACCGAATCCCAACGTGGATTATCTCTTTGGTCTTGAGAAGAATACTGCTGTTAATGTTGCTCCTCAGCAGCTTCAGCCACCTGCGCCGTCACCGCCGGCGGCTCCTGTCCCGGTGAAGTTCCATGATACGGTGCCGGAGCCTGTCCCGCCGCCGCCGGAGTACCAACAGAGAGTTGCCGTTAATTCATCTGATCGTGTCGTTGGATCGGATCCGAACTTGAGCCACCCGCTGGAAGTTCAGAGGCAGTTTCAGAGGATGCAAATTTCGGAAAGCGATCAAGCTGCTGCGTATCGGAGGAAGAGCGAGGAAGCTCTCGTCGGGAATTATGCCCCTACCGGCGGTGACTATTACGCTCAGAAAGCTCCTCCGGCGAGTGCGCCGTTACAACCTGGATATTGGCCTGATAAGCATGTTTCCAGCGAGGCTTATCATCCGGCGGCATCGTCCGCTGCCGGCGGTGGTGAGCCGCCGGTTTATGTGATTCCGGCGCATGGAGCGTTCTATCATCACGCGCCTGTAGTTCGTCCACAGACTCCTCCACCGACAACGCAGGGTTACTACGCGGTGCAGCGAATGGCTTCCGACGGTTACCGCGAAGCTCCGTTGTACGGCGGCGTGCCGCCACATAAGCCGCCGTTTTCTTCGGCTGCTCCGGCGAACATGGCACCACCACAGCCGCTTAAAGGTCCCGGTTATACGGAAGGATTCGGGGTGGTTAGGCCAGTTGGGATGCAGGATAATACCGGTGCGGCTTACGCACAGGTGGCGTACGATAGTGGAAGTGGAAGACAGGTTTACTACACTGCGCCGGGTGGTGGTGTCGTGCACGCGCCGCCGTACCAAGGGGTTACTCAGGCTCTAACGGGTGGTGGGGTGTCCTTGGGTCAAGATGGTAAGGTCATAAGCAAGGTTTCTCAAGGTTCTGTGTGATTATTAAAAGTTATTAAGATTAAGGTTGtgttaattttgaaattttacttaaatatatatgtttccttttatttatcttCCTAATCGTATTAATAAGATACTATACGTTTATTATATAGatacttatatatattattcttaGCTTCTACTCGCTGTTGGGCACATTGTTGATGATGGATATAAATATGTGTAGATTTATTTCCATGCTTCTAATTAGGTCTTAATAGTGTTTCTTTCTCTCCTCCTTTCCCCCTTTTAGACTATAGATGATTGAACTTGAATTCCCaagattttattctcttttcgATTAGAATCatagaaaaaacaaaattttgtgGAGCGGGACCAAAAACGGCGATAATAATGCTTCTAATGATTTTGTTCGAGTTTTTCCTTCCCTTTTCTAGTGGTTTGTCATTACATTAAAAGAATCAAAATTTGGAATACGTTtacgtgaaaaaaaaatgttaattaCCGTCATTAAAAGATTTTTACATGTTTAGCCATACATGTATGTTAAACTATTTTATAGGTTTAATTGAATAATCTAATGCAAACATATATAAAATCAACTTCAATTCGTTTTTATTTCAAATTGGTAGAGAGGGCGTTTACATctacaaattaaaaagatttgtcCTGATCTGAATCATCCTATTCAACACCACCATCACCATGCGTGCATCAAAATAAAGGTGCACACAAAGGAACAAAAATGTAGCAATCAACCTCTAATACCTGCATgatatgataagatattatGGGCAAACAAGATAATTTTGGATCCTCCCTTTTCGTTCCTCACATGGTACCATCATTTGACGAGTGTGCAAAGTTTAGTTACATACTCCCATCCAAAATCATATCATATATTTATTTCATCATTATATGGCTAGCAAGTAAAACAAATAAAGATGGCAACTTATATAACCGTGACAGGTGGGGATTTGGATACACTTATTAATAAGTGTGTATTTTCTGAGGATCATCCAACGATCATAATTGTCCCACTGCAACTTCCTTTGAATTTAAGTAGAAGATTGCATTGTGTCTCTTTCACCCCCCAATTTTATTTCCTATGATGTTTCATCATGAATTGGGTCCACGCGACATATGTCACAGTTTTTTATGACACGCTTTGAGGCGGCGTGGCGCCAACTTGTGTTGGAAAAGTGTAAGGAGTTGTTGTGATATTTTGactattctattttattaatcaatGCGCAACTAATTAAACTGATGATGACTTAATCGTGCCTTAGCATTTGAGCTGCATCCTTGATTCATgtgtttttaattaataatcaccatttaattccctttcttcttctgtcTAACGCAGTTCGATAGATCTATCATGTTGACGTAAAGGGGCATCTGGATAAGAAGTCGCAAGCTCTATATTCAATGTTAtgttatcatttttttaaaacaaaagcTGCATTTCATAATTGAGGAGTGTTAGGGAGttaatatattttatgatttgtaattatcaattaattattattaatatttttagtaatataagattatatttaataatataaaattattcatttttttttattaagtacGAACCATATAAAAATTATGGTTCTTAGGCTTTCTCTGTATAATTAGCTCTTAAGCAAAATAAATAGGTGCATATTATGTATGTGATTAACCGATTATTATTACAGTCGCTACTGTGATTATACgatcttttaatatttttaaagtttatttaaaaatatttttgagtaaaaactattaaataatctaatatatttaattaaattatcatttcAAATCTTTTAGTTATGATGTTCGCATGAAGATGTGAATTGAGTAATCTCTTAAATAATACCACTAATTTAACTTTCTTCATTTCTAACGATAGTATGTACGAGCATGCTCCCTCTTTTTGTTCCCAACGGTATGAGcatactttttttcctttatcATTTACGCATCGtcaacaaaaaatatttgataataaaaaaatattaactaaaaattattaaaacttattatttttaattttatttaatatatattataataaataaatattaagtatttaaattatttaaactGATTTTTTTTTCCTAACATTATCGTATTCACATCATGCTCGTATATAGCATCAAGCCGAAGACTCCTATTCCAGGTCAAGTGAGTAGAGACCCCTTTTGAattttgtgttccagttccgtGACTTTAGTGCATAGAGGTTAGTTAAAAATGTCATATAAACCAAAGTACCAAACAGAGATAAGGGACCCAAAATGAATCTTGCTATGTAATAAGCAAGCACCACGGATTTTCCAAAACGCGCTTTTCTTTTCCACTAGGTTTTGAAGACAAAGCtagtaataataaattaataattagagtTTATGTGTGTTATtctcaaaaagaaaaaagtcaagtaccagcagattttgtggtttttaattattaattagttatcaataatatttttaatggtataaaattatatttaatggtataaaatcattcaattttcttttaatagtTAAGTATTAGCcagaatttaacaaaaatatctaCTCCTAACactctttttcttaaaaattcatATTAAGGTGGTTCAGGTGTCAATCGTACAGtcaaattaatagaatattgatgagtttaattttattgttattatttggAGTATTTGGTTGAAAAGAAATGACAAAATTTTCAAGAATCAAGAATCAGGTGTTGCAGGAGTAGTTAACAAGTCGATTAAAAGTTACAAAGAGTGAAGTGATATTTGATCTTTTGGGTTGTTGACAATTTTTGTCGAACATGATTAGgaattagtttattttatctgtttagtatttttctatTGTGACATTGATGCTCCACCTTATTGTGTTgaactttttatttaaaaaaaattacaaattaaatttattttattaaaaatataaaaattttaaaatcttttactaaTAATAAACTTGTCCCTAAAGTAAAACGTTCCCTAGGGTTTAGAAATTTTAATTGGAGGTCCTACTCATATATAGTTGAAAGCGACTTCTATAAGGTTCTATGTAACCAGTGATGCTTATTAATCTTAAATAAGACTAGGAACACACTAATTCATATAGATGAGCATCTGAagatattatcattttttttttccttgtgTGTGAAAAAAATGTAAAACTCAAAATGGTTAAATATAAATAGATAAATTATCAAAAATGCATTCAACTTATTTTGTGTcgataaaaatgttttcaaattttataattgataaaaatatcttcatattatttattaaaaatgtGACAAAAATACATAATCGTAAACTAAAACGTTATACATTAGTGGAAAACAGTGACGTGAATTTCTAAcgacaaaaaaaaatcaaaagatgTTTTAAACActtttaaattgtatttttgttATATGAATCTTgttaaaatcattttaaaaatattatacatTAAATACATAAGAATTTAACAATTTcctattattataattttaaaattttatctttcacTAAATTAGTAAATTCCTATTAAAATAAGAAACCCCTTTTGTAAATAAATATGGTGAGTGTTTGAGACTAGGTTTCATGTGTTATTAATTATTGAACGTACTGGGTTGCGATGACCAAATCCCAGTAGCGAAGTCAAGCAAGCAAGAAAGGTTAGATCAGATGGATAATAACTCaataatttcagaaattattctTCCCTAATTAACACGCTAGTTAAGGTCAATACAACAGAAAAGTAATTCAACAGTTCACTATTCCCAAACAAATTACAATAACTATACCATAACATACAGTAGGGGTGCACATGGGTCGGGTGAATCCAGGTTTGATAGGACCCAGATCCGACCCGAAATATACACCGGGTCTATTTATTAGACCCGAACCCAACTCTAAACCCGATGAAACTAATACACTTTCGGGCCACAATTATACCAGGTAAAAACCGGGCCGGTAACATTACATTACGTTGATACCTTCTTGTAAGCtagcatgtaaaaatatccaaatttccaagactccaaccattatttaacatggtaaaattcacttaaaaaaatataacaagaatcaacccttctttaaaattaaagcataaccacaatcaatactaaagcaaaaccacaatcaatactaatattgtctaataatatcaaatatttaaatcaatacaaataacacaatattatgcattagcCTAAAGTCTTATTCattctaaacataaaacattaacttatagtcttataatgactaataacacaaaatattaaggtttacaatacttaaattccacataaaAATAGTCATGATCCATCActactaataacacaaaatattaattatgtatGATGACCGGGCCACCGGACCGACTTCGGGTGACCCGAGTTATGGCccggacccgacccgaaataatgaccgggtctatttttgagaccctaATCCGGCCCTAAATCCGataaaatcacaccaaattagtccTTAAAGTGTTCGAATCCGGACCGGGCCGGGTCTGTACACCCCTAACATACAGCTTCAAATTCTCCTTAATAAGATACTTCGATTTAGTATTAGTTTATTAGTCtgttttaaataattattaataatttaaattttattttatatatataataatttattattagttaaaaataaatttttaaataaaattctaatttacgataaattaatccttgccaaattaaataaaagatatactAAGCAGTCCAAAAAATAACAGGAAAAAAAAACATTATGTCAAATTATATAATTCTCTTGTTTGTTATATAGTCAATTAATCATCAAAATTATATTCTATAAAGTATAATGGCAACTATATAAAAATGTTGATATTATTTGCGGATATCAAGGTAAAGTTAATactaatatattaaataaaataatatagataTGATCGTATGATATCTGACTAACACCACTCAATGCTCACACACAAATAGACCAACCTCCTCAGTCTTCTGTTATGGCCATTGGATACCCATCAATCAATCATATTGTACAAGAAAAAGGTAGTTTTATATATCGATTATCGATGAGTAAAGTCGAAGTTTGCTCTGTTAATGGCTTTAAGATGATAATGTCGTAATGATTGAGATTGAGATTTTGGATTTGATGTTGTACGAACAAAATGTCAATTATCCATGCATTAGATTAGATTAGATAATAGATATCTaataaaccaaaaaaatttgACCTGAagtgagtttaattttaatattcttcCAGGGTAATCCATGGTCTTCATTCTTCAACGAATTATAACCCTGGCTCAATTTATTGCACAGGATTATCATTCGTCCGAAAACATAAACACAAATTCCATAATATCGaagttaattaaatttatgaattatgaaGAAAGTGACACAGCAGCAACCACTTGTTGAATTATgcaaatttattaataaaaaggAAACAGCTTTGCAAATTGATTTTGCATTTCTTCCATTTAGTTACAAGATCGATAGACgccttttcttttttcatacAACTCACATTGTTACAGACACATTCTAATACTATTTAAAGGGTTCATCTAGTATTTTTACTGAAATTTAAAGCCGGTTATAGTTTTTAATAAAGCACAACATATATCACTAGTACAAGCTTCCAAACCGATTGATATGATGCCCGTTCAACACTCGTATGCTTGAATAAATATCGGAGTTCAAATTCTGCCTTATGCACATGCAATAATTTATTAGTCTGCGCGATAGACCTTCAAAtagaatttcaaaaaattaccgtaaataaccaaaaaaaaaatattagagttaTTCCTTTTTTTCATATAACCGTTCATTTATCAATTTAAggaaagaattttttttttttaatttgatctCATATTTTTAATTGGTGAAGACCCTAACACTTTGTTTGGATTgagagattttgaaaagaaaaaaaatagaaggaaagaaaatgaatgaaaaagtaagttttttgttgtttagatgagaagaaaaaatagagaggaaagaaaaaaatagtgtGGGACCTActaaattattttctttctacaaatgagaagaaaatgaagagaaaTAGGAacaataagaataaaattacaCATTTACCCCTTATCATTAATAAAGTATAATTTACATATAACATATATAAGtgtattaatgtaattttatactattatgattttcttttttctcatttttctttttatccaaacaaaagaaaaatttctctctattttcttttcatctattttcttttaatccaaacaacatacaaataactctatttttttcacttattttctttccttctattttcttttttataccCAAACAAAGCCTAAATTTGAGACCACTACTGTCTAATGACACGGAAATGTACTTTTGTTCCTATCTCCTTTTATATAGTTTAAGTAGAAGATTTGAAAACTTAGTTATACTGTATTTAATCTTTGCTTTTATTAATGATGATGTTATATGACTAaatcattttaataattaagggttagtttgaattgattttttaaaaaatatttatttattttattttacttaaaaatatatttttttaataaacaaaagTCATTTCATATTTAGatagattttttgaaaaaaaaattaaatattaataatatcttttattcattttttttaaaataagatattgTTGGCttttaccaaaataaataatttactttttttaatgatcttttaataaaaaaaatttcatacaagatgtattcaaatatatttaaaacttaataaaagtgttttattttttataaaaattacttTTCACTCAAATAAGATAGTTTAAACCAATACTAAATTGATCTAATAATTTATTGGCATAATAAAAATCAATTGAAGAAGAATAAAgagatatataaaaaaattaattacaaaaataatttatttatctaatttttttaattcttaattattttatattttttacagTAAATAATATGTTTGCTGAAATGGTTGTACTGTTATGATTTGCAATTTtgcaatatatattttttctaatatacTACCGTAATCTTGTTAATGTTTTCAACCATCATCTATGcacaaaaaattaactaatagttaaattatttgtaaaagtattatatattaaaatataaaatatatatatattaaaattatataaaataaaaataaaaattcacatacaattatttttatataaattaataactaaaaattattaaataataatttaattaaatatattaaattatttaataatttttaactaataatttcacataaaaatagTTACATGTGAATCTTCTCTTAAaacaaaacacacaaaagacacacaCTCACGCTCATACATGCACACGCATGCGTACATCCACACCCTCTTGGTGTGTAGGCAGCattttttattgtctttttCCTAGTATAACCTTGCTACATTCCTTTATATAGTTTTAGATGGTGTTGCCCATTTTTTGTTTAAAGGTGTTGCCGTTTTTGCTCATGAAGAAAAAACACACCAATTGGAGGACCCCTAGCCCCAGAAAATTTAGAGGCCCAAATAGTAAGCCCAACTGAATATTCAGGTCCACATGACGCAAAAGCAGCCCTCTATACTCTAGAGTATAGAGTATAGACCCTGCAAATTATGTATGGAAAAACTGCATCAACCATTGTAAATTTGTGATTATGATGTTTAGATTTTTGAAGAAGTACTAATACCTTATTTGATGCCAATTTACATTATCTGAAGCGCTTGACCACTTGATAGTTTCATATTGTTTTAGAATAAGGGCCACAAATCCACAATGTACAAGTGGTTTTTGAATCTGAGCCATTTAtggcaaaaaaagaaaaaaatatagaggGCATCCACTTTGACATCTTCTAAAGAATGATTGATTCCATTTTAAAGTGGACCTATACATATAGGTGCACGCCTCCTTCTAGTTAAGCGTTACATTACCTGCCACACCAACAGGGAAACCTGGAAAGAAAGATTGGTTCATAATTTAGGAAAGCTTTTAAGTATATTATTGTGTATCAGTATATTAATGAATTTTAATCgttaattcttttttttctcaaagataacattttattaaataaaatttaaggatGGGTCCACCATGAACTCCTTACAAAATTCATGATGGACTTTTCCATAAAAAATCAATATGATATCACTTAGACAAGAAAGAAAATgcttaaaaaaagaaaaagaaaagaattttaTGAAGGATAACGTGGTCTTCTCCTATAcgtgataaaagaaagaaaatgtcTTCCTTTTAGACCCTCCATCTTCCTTCTCTTTCTAGTACTTGAAAGTCATTCTCCA
This sequence is a window from Arachis stenosperma cultivar V10309 chromosome 10, arast.V10309.gnm1.PFL2, whole genome shotgun sequence. Protein-coding genes within it:
- the LOC130955785 gene encoding uncharacterized protein LOC130955785; the encoded protein is MAMENNYSYPSYPDSGDSSPRSREIDFENPPPWDDQQPPPNYKAKFMCSYGGKIQPRTHDNQLSYVAGETKILAVDLNIKFNAMIAKLSALCGCDPKDLSFKYQLPGEDLDALISVTNDDDLDHMMHEYDRLYRASARPARMRLFLFQANTTNTNSNNNLPPSSDNRLDPAQPDPLKPNPNVDYLFGLEKNTAVNVAPQQLQPPAPSPPAAPVPVKFHDTVPEPVPPPPEYQQRVAVNSSDRVVGSDPNLSHPLEVQRQFQRMQISESDQAAAYRRKSEEALVGNYAPTGGDYYAQKAPPASAPLQPGYWPDKHVSSEAYHPAASSAAGGGEPPVYVIPAHGAFYHHAPVVRPQTPPPTTQGYYAVQRMASDGYREAPLYGGVPPHKPPFSSAAPANMAPPQPLKGPGYTEGFGVVRPVGMQDNTGAAYAQVAYDSGSGRQVYYTAPGGGVVHAPPYQGVTQALTGGGVSLGQDGKVISKVSQGSV